In one window of Nerophis ophidion isolate RoL-2023_Sa linkage group LG05, RoL_Noph_v1.0, whole genome shotgun sequence DNA:
- the ptrhd1 gene encoding putative peptidyl-tRNA hydrolase PTRHD1, whose amino-acid sequence MAVSGAGGSPSRLVQYVVVRSDLVQKLSWPLGAVVAQGCHAATAAIHLHYTDGDTQRYLAELDDMHKVVLGAPDEAALSALSETLTQAGVAHKLWIEQPENTPTCLALKPYPKERVQPLLCKFKLLK is encoded by the exons ATGGCGGTTTCAGGCGCCGGTGGGTCCCCGAGCCGCCTAGTCCAGTATGTTGTCGTCCGTTCGGACTTGGTCCAAAAGCTGTCCTGGCCCCTGGGAGCCGTGGTAGCACAAGGTTGCCACGCTGCCACGGCCGCCATTCACCTGCACTACACCGACGGTGACACGCAGCGCTATCTGGCGGAGCTCGACGACATGCACAAAGTAGTCCTCGGG GCTCCAGACGAAGCCGCCCTCTCGGCTTTATCAGAGACTCTGACCCAGGCTGGCGTGGCCCACAAGCTCTGGATCGAGCAGCCAGAGAACACTCCCACATGTCTGGCCCTCAAACCCTACCCCAAAGAAAGAGTACAGCCGCTGCTATGCAAATTCAAACTCTTGAAATGA